A region from the Streptomyces sp. 3214.6 genome encodes:
- a CDS encoding WhiB family transcriptional regulator: MASHTVLHARPARGPVRGSTAGAHIPDAALPCQRRPDVFQHPLLEASTDIPDASPDTSPEQRHQHLVLLRTARDLCASCPLWAECLQDAVAHAEPYGYAAATTLEDRRWIRRALAIGDTNGNLPTHPTDGPASATGTGTSSGSGSGDTSRRLLRLRSRTTDAAARHAAERGLPELEQVLDAFDARQDQLASYQRQLPAIPRQLHEHTAAQSPHSDRHPHPHAHPESRSEDMAAAESGQRIAFSYEDPAQAVRQALLAPLVRSALPTLDSLEQLLTMLASVPGGDIASELPDNLRAVRKAVEALAPPPEDAGRRSSGPTAPSTSTAPATGSPLRALTGSVSVELATTDPVAALRRDFLEPLLRELASSLANIEKVATMLAATSDGDEVRLEPIRAALQGIRARLPHPTTPSGGTTAGTARQSTPLPAHAAAPSIRAAVETAVSTFPGPFSARDVLRALPPGIYGDPSKTISNVLSALVKSGRLQRLARGTYARTVDVAMDVTADVPDQDEAKSA; this comes from the coding sequence ATGGCCAGCCATACGGTGCTGCACGCGCGCCCAGCGCGCGGGCCGGTACGAGGGTCGACGGCGGGTGCCCACATACCCGACGCCGCCCTGCCCTGCCAGCGCCGACCGGACGTCTTCCAGCACCCGCTGCTGGAGGCGTCGACGGACATCCCGGACGCCTCACCCGACACCTCACCCGAACAGCGCCACCAGCACCTGGTCCTGCTCCGCACCGCCCGTGACCTGTGCGCTTCCTGCCCGCTGTGGGCGGAATGCCTCCAGGACGCCGTCGCCCACGCCGAGCCCTACGGCTACGCGGCCGCGACCACGCTGGAAGACCGCCGCTGGATCCGCCGCGCCCTCGCCATCGGCGACACGAACGGCAATTTGCCCACCCACCCGACGGACGGCCCCGCCTCCGCAACCGGCACCGGCACGAGCTCCGGTTCCGGTTCCGGCGACACCTCCCGCCGACTGCTCCGGCTGCGCTCCCGCACCACCGACGCGGCCGCCCGGCACGCCGCCGAGCGAGGCCTGCCCGAACTGGAGCAGGTCCTCGACGCGTTCGACGCCCGTCAGGATCAACTAGCCTCCTATCAGAGGCAGTTGCCCGCGATACCGAGGCAGTTGCACGAGCACACCGCCGCACAGTCACCCCACAGCGACAGACATCCCCACCCGCACGCACACCCGGAAAGCAGGAGCGAGGACATGGCAGCGGCCGAGTCCGGGCAGCGGATCGCCTTCTCGTACGAGGATCCCGCCCAGGCCGTACGACAGGCTCTGCTGGCCCCCCTGGTCCGCTCTGCCCTGCCCACGCTCGACAGCCTCGAGCAGCTGCTCACGATGCTGGCGAGCGTGCCCGGCGGCGACATCGCCTCGGAGCTGCCGGACAACCTCCGCGCCGTACGCAAGGCGGTGGAGGCACTGGCCCCGCCCCCCGAGGACGCAGGCCGGCGCTCCTCCGGTCCCACCGCACCCAGCACCTCCACCGCCCCCGCCACCGGCAGCCCCCTCCGCGCCCTGACGGGCTCGGTCTCCGTCGAACTCGCCACCACCGACCCGGTGGCGGCCCTGCGCCGCGACTTCCTGGAACCGCTGCTGCGCGAACTGGCCTCCTCCCTCGCCAACATCGAGAAGGTGGCGACCATGCTGGCCGCGACCTCGGACGGCGACGAGGTCCGCCTGGAGCCGATCCGCGCCGCGCTCCAGGGCATCCGGGCACGCCTCCCGCACCCGACTACCCCTTCCGGGGGAACGACCGCAGGCACCGCCCGCCAGTCCACCCCCCTCCCGGCTCACGCGGCCGCCCCCAGCATCCGGGCCGCCGTGGAAACAGCCGTGTCCACGTTTCCCGGCCCTTTCTCCGCCCGCGACGTCCTGCGCGCACTCCCGCCCGGCATCTACGGCGACCCGTCGAAAACGATCAGTAACGTCCTGTCCGCGCTGGTCAAGTCGGGCCGCCTGCAACGCCTCGCCCGCGGCACGTACGCTCGCACCGTGGACGTCGCCATGGACGTCACCGCGGACGTCCCCGATCAGGACGAGGCGAAGAGCGCCTGA
- a CDS encoding ATP-binding protein, translating to MFMLILLGGAAAFFVVAMIMAASSSKKNGQGGQGGSRQSSSSRSRPSGSSASARREDLRLPYRYADDMIFVHGDSVWTGMVLPNAIDEYLNAGELQAMAEGPARGLLNLARGDRNVECHYRKVYQPITALTWAEELNAIAWEPTENYKAYNLRKAEYQERIGAKRERNILLVKLGSLKRTSGGTGVLAQDDEPYDEPGLLQGVRGAADQAAATATGVADEYLSPHVLAEWTQTAVEVHESLEGLKGTPLSREELVWLIRKPLHGDLPVPPEPVLGSRAWGPNQFDLVVDFSGENRKTHIVLHQYDEVTGEQQTSYTTTLVAANWPAETRFRQSTAWARYAAQHVDFPVEIDMRFTLIPYLKFKDRADKIRGNLVDEMNDMANSGRSPDTKLATQVTRAQELVDDIEEHKMPGMEAQIRFTISAHDVKELERRRRVLEMQFKQDLKVTLLRPTRQQWRLLQSQLPGDAPKLPIAPYLRLQEVEQLGAGLPTAGTELGDNPEQRSGKRLGWVGNLVGWAGKMPVHYSLHVGPARNDGGGLAIVGASGGGKSSLALQKFYEESESGVRCLVIDPKTDFAQMCYYLAFGAQVNDPAFAGDAEQGLLGTPQSRFQPVNPEFWAETEVVDLLKGQAGVLDPWVIARDVPAGRLLAESMLRGFLGDEDYQRVRLPVIEGMATVIGRYNSAIRQAVEQGYTARDAELAVPRPTLWQVVDEVVAAYDHAVASGDREAIKDLKLAQMLLTELRTLPYARLAFAEHPQPLSSMRKRRTVITLRGFQSPAASDPRNWNPAERLAATALMAVVELGSQMLDVGYEKNPVTGEIGLRPKALFVDEAYVVTATESGRDLMRRALKQGRSYLAVTVLITQQAIDLVQIEDSEARSGGANQIHTVFAFKQKSAQEASLVAPLLGRPENDPKVIAALQELRTGVCLQRDADKRVGTVAVDLVFKEILAATDTNGTTRPARQGINPPLSVWDWTFLQEAEEDPAASQPATQESAAV from the coding sequence ATGTTCATGCTGATCCTTCTGGGCGGGGCGGCCGCCTTCTTCGTGGTCGCCATGATCATGGCCGCCTCGTCGAGCAAGAAGAACGGTCAGGGCGGCCAGGGCGGCTCCAGGCAGTCGTCCTCCTCCCGCTCCAGGCCGTCCGGCTCCTCGGCGTCCGCCCGCCGCGAGGACCTCCGTCTCCCCTACCGCTACGCCGACGACATGATCTTCGTGCACGGCGACTCGGTGTGGACGGGCATGGTCCTGCCCAACGCCATCGACGAGTACCTGAACGCCGGCGAGCTCCAGGCGATGGCCGAGGGTCCGGCCCGCGGTCTGCTCAACCTGGCCCGCGGCGACCGCAACGTCGAGTGCCACTACCGCAAGGTCTACCAGCCGATCACCGCGCTGACCTGGGCGGAGGAGCTGAACGCGATCGCCTGGGAGCCCACCGAGAACTACAAGGCGTACAACCTGCGCAAGGCCGAGTACCAGGAGCGCATCGGCGCCAAGCGGGAGCGCAACATCCTGCTGGTGAAGCTGGGTTCGCTGAAGCGGACCAGCGGCGGCACCGGTGTCCTGGCGCAGGACGACGAGCCGTACGACGAGCCCGGCCTCCTCCAGGGCGTGCGTGGCGCCGCCGACCAGGCCGCCGCCACCGCGACCGGCGTCGCCGACGAGTACCTCTCCCCGCACGTCCTCGCCGAGTGGACGCAGACGGCCGTCGAGGTTCACGAGAGCCTGGAGGGCCTCAAGGGCACCCCGCTCAGCCGCGAGGAGCTCGTCTGGCTGATCCGCAAGCCGCTCCACGGCGACCTGCCGGTCCCGCCGGAGCCGGTGCTCGGCTCGCGCGCCTGGGGTCCCAACCAGTTCGACCTGGTCGTCGACTTCTCCGGCGAGAACCGCAAGACGCACATCGTCCTGCACCAGTACGACGAGGTGACGGGCGAGCAGCAGACCAGCTACACCACGACACTCGTGGCCGCCAACTGGCCCGCGGAGACCCGCTTCCGCCAGTCGACGGCCTGGGCGCGCTACGCCGCCCAGCACGTGGACTTCCCCGTCGAGATCGACATGCGGTTCACGCTCATCCCGTACCTGAAGTTCAAGGACCGCGCCGACAAGATCCGCGGCAACCTCGTCGACGAGATGAACGACATGGCCAACTCCGGCCGCAGCCCCGACACCAAGCTGGCCACCCAGGTCACCCGCGCCCAGGAGCTCGTCGACGACATCGAAGAGCACAAGATGCCGGGCATGGAGGCGCAGATCCGCTTCACGATCTCGGCTCACGACGTGAAGGAGCTGGAGCGCCGGCGCCGCGTCCTGGAGATGCAGTTCAAGCAGGACCTGAAGGTCACGCTGCTGCGCCCGACCCGCCAGCAGTGGCGGCTGCTCCAGTCCCAACTTCCGGGCGACGCACCCAAGTTGCCGATCGCGCCGTATCTCCGTCTCCAGGAGGTAGAGCAGCTCGGCGCCGGACTTCCCACGGCCGGAACGGAGCTGGGCGACAACCCCGAGCAGCGGTCGGGCAAGCGGCTCGGCTGGGTCGGCAACCTGGTCGGCTGGGCGGGCAAGATGCCGGTCCACTACTCGCTCCACGTCGGTCCGGCCCGCAACGACGGCGGTGGCCTGGCCATCGTCGGCGCGTCCGGCGGCGGCAAGTCGTCGCTGGCCCTGCAGAAGTTCTACGAGGAGTCGGAGTCGGGCGTCCGCTGCCTGGTCATCGACCCGAAGACCGACTTCGCCCAGATGTGCTACTACCTGGCCTTCGGCGCCCAGGTGAACGACCCGGCCTTCGCGGGCGACGCGGAACAGGGCCTCCTCGGCACCCCGCAGAGCCGGTTCCAGCCCGTGAACCCGGAGTTCTGGGCGGAGACGGAGGTCGTCGACCTCCTGAAGGGGCAGGCGGGCGTCCTCGACCCGTGGGTCATCGCCCGCGACGTCCCCGCCGGCCGCCTCCTCGCCGAGTCCATGCTCCGCGGCTTCCTCGGCGACGAGGACTACCAGCGCGTTCGCCTCCCCGTCATCGAGGGCATGGCGACCGTCATCGGCCGCTACAACTCCGCGATCCGCCAGGCCGTCGAGCAGGGCTACACCGCCCGCGACGCCGAACTCGCCGTCCCCCGCCCCACGTTGTGGCAGGTCGTCGACGAGGTCGTCGCGGCGTACGACCACGCGGTGGCCAGCGGCGACCGCGAGGCGATCAAGGACCTGAAGCTCGCGCAGATGCTCCTCACCGAGCTGCGCACCCTCCCCTACGCCCGGCTCGCCTTCGCCGAGCACCCGCAGCCCCTCTCCAGCATGCGCAAGCGCCGCACCGTCATCACCCTGCGCGGCTTCCAGTCGCCGGCGGCCTCCGACCCGCGCAACTGGAACCCGGCGGAACGCCTCGCGGCGACAGCCCTGATGGCGGTCGTGGAACTGGGCAGCCAGATGCTCGACGTCGGCTACGAGAAGAACCCGGTGACCGGCGAGATCGGCCTGCGCCCCAAGGCGCTCTTCGTCGACGAGGCGTACGTCGTCACGGCGACCGAGTCCGGCCGCGACCTGATGCGCCGCGCGCTGAAGCAGGGCCGCTCCTACCTCGCGGTCACCGTCCTGATCACCCAGCAGGCCATCGACCTCGTCCAGATCGAGGACTCCGAGGCCCGCAGCGGCGGCGCCAACCAGATCCACACCGTCTTCGCCTTCAAGCAGAAGTCGGCGCAGGAAGCCTCCCTGGTGGCCCCGCTCCTGGGCCGCCCGGAGAACGACCCGAAGGTCATCGCCGCCCTGCAGGAACTCCGCACGGGCGTCTGCCTCCAGCGCGACGCGGACAAGCGCGTCGGCACGGTCGCCGTCGACCTGGTCTTCAAGGAGATCCTCGCCGCCACCGACACCAACGGCACCACCCGCCCGGCCCGCCAGGGCATCAACCCCCCGCTGAGCGTCTGGGACTGGACGTTCCTGCAGGAGGCGGAGGAGGACCCGGCGGCCTCCCAGCCCGCCACGCAGGAATCGGCCGCCGTATGA
- a CDS encoding DUF4913 domain-containing protein translates to MSGTEEPAREPEFYFADVFVFVSDYLAQLIRRRINGSSATWCPKWWEHPEAGARLSALWLAWEHLRQDPALGMSTWWLHHADPHLRVLMDADSGPFAACSPKDGHTAYPFDPLPVDPRPEESR, encoded by the coding sequence ATGAGCGGCACCGAAGAGCCCGCCAGGGAACCGGAGTTCTACTTCGCGGACGTCTTCGTCTTCGTCTCCGACTACCTCGCCCAGTTGATCCGCCGCCGCATCAACGGTTCCTCGGCCACCTGGTGCCCGAAATGGTGGGAGCACCCCGAGGCCGGCGCCCGCCTCTCCGCCCTCTGGCTGGCCTGGGAACACCTGCGCCAGGATCCGGCGCTCGGCATGTCCACCTGGTGGCTGCACCATGCGGATCCCCACCTGCGGGTCCTGATGGACGCCGACTCGGGCCCGTTCGCCGCCTGTTCGCCGAAGGACGGTCACACGGCCTACCCCTTCGACCCGCTGCCGGTGGATCCGCGGCCGGAGGAATCGCGGTGA
- a CDS encoding conjugal transfer protein: MTDHNSPAGAVGGGQPSGQPGSFGPSQQPPQQAWQGQGQQAPAPQPAAPQASQPQPQQLPSDAARAQVAAAWVRNTPRAGQAVVPSLPPRETRPQGESKKEKRERERAARKAAYEQKKAEKEQRKRGGTATAAAPAPVAPTAAAQHIAPTATASAPQAPVAGAPTLSLRPTAGAPAHTATSAGVTAPAHTAPKPSPDRDFVVPKPGGRIPTGGRRTHVALRATLLITTCVFALGSCGVMGLVVGKSSGATTAGLDEADATRYRLTEFPTEQAAAFAEQYAQLCMTFSPDTSSTRRTDLARYASAGVDPECGWSGEGTSKAVSATWDGTAERLPEFGDHGRYIGVQVRTDDGTLTTLTVPVYVQNLKTGEGMRVAGDVGQMPLPARADVPELDQRDEVVDDTLSTQLQQKVLPGYFEAWGASDATAMSRFITPDATLTATTGLAGRMTKPQVGTVVALVPARVQGTDPYAYSAGQAVQVRVVVDWSDAKGVAVSRAYRMTIVNTAQGWFVKDIRGGVLDEQGGRADSDETDSDAATGSASPSAPASPSASRSTTPQAPKSKQPGKP; this comes from the coding sequence ATGACAGACCACAACAGCCCTGCTGGCGCGGTCGGCGGAGGCCAGCCTTCCGGGCAGCCCGGGTCCTTCGGTCCTTCCCAGCAGCCACCGCAACAGGCGTGGCAGGGACAAGGGCAGCAGGCCCCTGCCCCGCAGCCCGCCGCCCCGCAGGCTTCCCAGCCCCAGCCCCAGCAGCTCCCCTCCGACGCGGCCCGCGCACAGGTCGCCGCCGCCTGGGTGCGCAACACGCCCCGGGCCGGCCAGGCCGTCGTACCGTCGCTGCCGCCGCGGGAGACCCGCCCCCAGGGCGAGTCGAAGAAGGAGAAGCGCGAGCGGGAGCGGGCGGCGCGCAAGGCGGCGTACGAGCAGAAGAAGGCGGAGAAGGAGCAGCGCAAGCGGGGCGGTACGGCGACGGCTGCGGCCCCCGCGCCCGTCGCGCCGACCGCGGCTGCCCAGCACATCGCCCCTACCGCCACCGCGTCGGCGCCCCAGGCCCCCGTCGCCGGTGCCCCGACGCTTTCGCTCAGGCCCACGGCAGGCGCTCCCGCGCACACCGCCACCTCGGCCGGTGTCACCGCCCCCGCGCACACCGCCCCGAAGCCCAGCCCCGACCGTGACTTCGTCGTCCCGAAGCCCGGCGGCCGGATCCCCACCGGCGGACGCCGCACGCACGTCGCGCTCCGCGCCACCCTGCTGATCACCACGTGCGTGTTCGCACTGGGCTCCTGCGGTGTGATGGGACTCGTGGTCGGCAAGTCGTCCGGTGCCACCACCGCCGGACTGGACGAGGCGGACGCCACCCGCTATCGCCTCACCGAGTTCCCCACCGAGCAGGCGGCGGCCTTCGCGGAGCAGTACGCACAGCTCTGCATGACGTTCTCCCCGGACACCTCGTCCACCCGCCGGACCGACCTCGCCCGCTACGCCTCCGCCGGCGTCGACCCCGAGTGCGGCTGGAGCGGCGAGGGCACCAGCAAGGCCGTCTCGGCCACCTGGGACGGAACTGCGGAGAGGCTTCCCGAGTTCGGTGACCACGGCCGGTACATCGGCGTTCAGGTCCGGACGGACGACGGCACGCTCACCACGCTCACCGTCCCGGTGTACGTGCAGAACCTCAAGACGGGCGAGGGCATGCGCGTCGCCGGCGACGTCGGCCAGATGCCGTTGCCCGCGCGTGCGGACGTGCCGGAGCTCGACCAGCGCGACGAGGTCGTGGACGACACGCTCTCCACTCAGCTCCAGCAGAAGGTGCTGCCGGGCTACTTCGAGGCCTGGGGCGCCTCCGACGCGACCGCGATGTCCCGCTTCATCACACCCGACGCGACCCTGACAGCCACGACCGGTCTTGCCGGGCGCATGACGAAGCCGCAGGTCGGCACGGTCGTCGCGCTCGTCCCGGCGAGGGTCCAGGGCACCGACCCGTACGCCTACAGCGCCGGACAGGCGGTCCAGGTGCGCGTGGTCGTCGACTGGAGCGACGCGAAGGGCGTCGCCGTCAGCCGCGCGTACCGGATGACGATCGTGAACACGGCCCAGGGCTGGTTCGTCAAGGACATCCGGGGCGGCGTCCTCGACGAGCAGGGCGGCCGGGCCGACAGCGACGAGACCGACAGCGACGCCGCGACGGGGAGTGCCTCCCCGTCCGCCCCGGCCTCCCCGTCCGCCTCCCGCTCGACGACCCCCCAGGCGCCCAAGAGCAAGCAGCCCGGCAAGCCCTGA
- a CDS encoding type IV secretory system conjugative DNA transfer family protein codes for MTAEQKKKPRAEDDWTFEIVIAVAVVLVVAAGAWLAAKIGAGYADAPAPASNPLTFLVEVIKGDYSWPGSPASAVAAGEAVVVGILALAGYRVRERFRNKPDVDGAAKHLAQGEELGKLTMKGAAATAERLGVQSSTPGVFIGRSVKGRQPLYGSYEDMHVDIWGPRTGKTTRRAIPAILDGPGAVLVTSNKRDIVDATRGPRTARGPVWVFDPQQLAQEEPSWWWNPLSYVTDVAKARKMADHFASGSRDANAATDAFFDPAGQDLLANLLLAAACAKAPITQIYTWLSNPKDDAPERILRGAGHAMPADGLAGVINAPDKQRSGIYGVAQQMASCLVNPEVNRWVTPPADEYAGQFDPHAFVRSGGTLYSLSREGRDSAGPLVTALTVAVVEAAEEYATTQRGGRLPLPLVGVLDEAANVCRWRSLPDLYSHYGSRGIILMTILQSWAQGIEVWGERGMEKLWSAANVRVYGGGVSDTRFLGDLSELAGEYELREYQTSRESEFGGWSGARAISESTRRERVLQVSDLGAMPPGRALVLASGTKPVLVETVPWWEGAYAAEVQASLRKYDPGAR; via the coding sequence GTGACCGCAGAACAGAAGAAGAAGCCCCGCGCCGAGGACGACTGGACCTTTGAGATCGTCATCGCCGTCGCGGTCGTGCTCGTCGTCGCCGCCGGGGCCTGGCTGGCGGCGAAGATCGGGGCCGGATACGCCGACGCGCCCGCGCCGGCCTCCAATCCGCTGACGTTCCTCGTCGAGGTGATCAAGGGCGACTACAGCTGGCCGGGTTCGCCCGCCAGTGCCGTCGCGGCCGGGGAGGCCGTGGTCGTCGGGATTCTCGCGCTGGCCGGGTACCGGGTGCGCGAGCGCTTCCGGAACAAGCCCGACGTGGACGGCGCCGCCAAGCATCTCGCGCAGGGCGAGGAGCTCGGCAAGCTGACCATGAAGGGCGCCGCCGCCACCGCCGAGCGCCTCGGCGTGCAGTCGTCCACGCCCGGCGTGTTCATCGGACGGTCCGTCAAGGGACGGCAGCCGCTGTACGGGTCGTACGAGGACATGCACGTCGACATCTGGGGGCCGCGGACCGGTAAGACGACCCGGCGTGCCATCCCCGCCATCCTCGACGGGCCCGGCGCCGTCCTCGTCACCTCCAACAAGCGGGACATCGTGGACGCCACCCGGGGCCCGCGCACCGCGCGCGGACCGGTGTGGGTGTTCGATCCGCAGCAGCTCGCGCAGGAGGAGCCCAGCTGGTGGTGGAACCCCCTGTCGTACGTCACCGACGTCGCCAAGGCCCGCAAGATGGCCGACCACTTCGCGAGCGGCTCGCGTGACGCGAACGCCGCCACCGACGCCTTCTTCGACCCGGCCGGCCAGGACCTCCTCGCCAACCTGCTGCTCGCCGCCGCCTGCGCCAAGGCGCCGATCACGCAGATCTACACCTGGCTGTCCAACCCCAAGGACGACGCCCCGGAGCGGATCCTGCGCGGCGCCGGACACGCCATGCCCGCGGACGGACTGGCCGGCGTGATCAACGCCCCCGACAAGCAGCGCAGCGGCATCTACGGCGTCGCCCAGCAGATGGCGTCCTGCCTGGTCAATCCGGAGGTCAACCGGTGGGTGACACCGCCCGCCGACGAGTACGCGGGGCAGTTCGACCCGCACGCGTTCGTCCGCAGTGGCGGCACCCTGTACTCGCTCAGCCGGGAGGGACGCGACTCCGCGGGGCCGCTCGTGACCGCGCTGACCGTCGCCGTCGTCGAGGCCGCCGAGGAGTACGCCACCACCCAGCGCGGCGGCCGTCTCCCGCTGCCCCTCGTCGGCGTCCTCGACGAGGCCGCCAACGTCTGCCGCTGGCGTTCCCTGCCCGACCTGTACTCCCACTACGGCTCGCGCGGCATCATCCTGATGACGATCCTGCAGTCCTGGGCGCAGGGCATCGAGGTGTGGGGCGAGCGCGGCATGGAGAAGCTGTGGTCCGCCGCGAACGTCCGCGTGTACGGCGGCGGCGTCTCCGACACCCGCTTCCTGGGCGACCTGAGCGAACTGGCCGGCGAATACGAGCTGCGCGAGTACCAGACCAGCCGGGAGTCGGAGTTCGGCGGCTGGTCCGGCGCCCGTGCGATCAGCGAGTCCACGCGCCGCGAGCGTGTCCTTCAGGTCTCCGACCTCGGCGCCATGCCCCCCGGCCGGGCCCTCGTCCTCGCCTCCGGCACCAAGCCGGTGCTGGTCGAGACGGTCCCGTGGTGGGAGGGCGCGTACGCGGCCGAGGTCCAGGCCTCGCTGAGGAAGTACGACCCGGGGGCGCGCTGA
- a CDS encoding peptidoglycan DD-metalloendopeptidase family protein — MVAPAVLAAAAKAAKVAKSAKKAGKLAAGSGGGQNGDGGKKKDKSFKWWMIIGGGGGLAAASVVFLVLLLIGSMVGGVGNGATNAACGDYANNANAGNTGDAAATNPIMPAGKMYMPSETARAEIPPKMILAAMRAAANYDGLDWTLIAGQMYQETKFGQDKSAAPGGKNSLGYMGILQFGPPAWTDYGSDGNDDGKKDLYNIDDAAWAAAKFLHAKKAETEPFKALQNYSGSTASNTIYPRVVLTQAARYRGVLTGDKDLIERWYAHLKETIEKNPDFPTLGQQSDIPEPVGNDAQPAKALSIPSSPARSWSTPPMDDDGETTTAMAPAAYTMGPASTASVTTVAFPEAKQPTVVGGKDWQWPMKEGTYSLGTPYHQNGSMWSLGYHTGLDLVATSGTPIYAPADGKVVHAGPGGSYGNETEIQHADGVITLYAHQTSIKVSVGQTVKRGQQIGTVGATGNVTGPHLHWEVRIPGVDNPFVAGQDQGPGMVDPKAWMDGRVTANPDYGTVPGSAEQSRDDQYAQCAQGNGGAAVAPDGAGASGVIPDSDDPVIRAVLGWAQRGIGTPYVYGAPRLQGQNPTSFDCSSFTQWAYYMASDGKIDIGSTTYSQQPYLSKYKVDLSDAQPGDVIFFGPEGGGRSSHVGLVWDAKGHKIIHAPRPGKSVEFSTWDYQAEITGVYRVPIPQGTNAVEGDGTSSATGA; from the coding sequence GTGGTGGCACCCGCTGTACTCGCGGCCGCGGCGAAGGCCGCGAAGGTCGCCAAGTCAGCCAAGAAGGCGGGCAAGCTCGCGGCCGGGTCCGGGGGAGGCCAGAACGGCGACGGCGGCAAGAAGAAGGACAAGAGCTTCAAGTGGTGGATGATCATCGGCGGCGGTGGCGGGCTGGCCGCCGCGTCCGTGGTCTTCCTGGTTCTGCTGCTCATCGGCAGCATGGTCGGGGGCGTCGGCAACGGCGCGACGAACGCGGCCTGCGGCGACTACGCGAACAACGCCAACGCGGGTAACACCGGTGACGCCGCGGCCACCAACCCGATCATGCCGGCCGGCAAGATGTACATGCCGAGCGAGACCGCCCGCGCCGAGATACCGCCCAAGATGATCCTCGCCGCGATGCGTGCCGCCGCCAACTACGACGGCCTCGACTGGACGCTCATCGCCGGGCAGATGTACCAGGAGACCAAGTTCGGCCAGGACAAGTCGGCCGCACCCGGTGGCAAGAACTCCCTCGGCTACATGGGCATCCTGCAGTTCGGCCCCCCGGCCTGGACGGACTACGGTTCCGACGGCAACGACGACGGCAAGAAGGACCTCTACAACATCGACGACGCGGCCTGGGCGGCCGCCAAGTTCCTGCACGCCAAGAAGGCCGAGACCGAGCCCTTCAAGGCGCTGCAGAACTACTCCGGTTCCACGGCCTCCAACACGATCTACCCGCGGGTCGTCCTCACCCAGGCCGCCCGCTACCGCGGGGTGCTCACCGGTGACAAGGACCTCATCGAGCGCTGGTACGCGCATCTGAAGGAGACGATCGAGAAGAACCCCGACTTCCCGACCCTCGGACAGCAGTCGGACATCCCGGAGCCGGTGGGCAACGACGCCCAGCCCGCCAAGGCCCTCAGCATCCCCTCGTCCCCGGCCCGTTCGTGGTCCACGCCCCCCATGGACGACGACGGCGAGACCACCACCGCCATGGCGCCGGCCGCGTACACCATGGGACCGGCGAGCACTGCGAGCGTGACGACCGTCGCCTTCCCCGAGGCCAAGCAGCCCACCGTGGTAGGGGGTAAGGACTGGCAGTGGCCCATGAAGGAGGGCACCTACTCGCTGGGCACGCCGTACCACCAGAACGGCAGCATGTGGAGCCTCGGCTACCACACCGGCCTGGACCTCGTGGCGACGTCCGGGACCCCCATCTACGCCCCGGCCGACGGCAAGGTGGTCCACGCGGGCCCCGGCGGCTCGTACGGCAACGAGACGGAGATCCAGCACGCGGACGGCGTCATCACGCTCTACGCACACCAGACCTCGATCAAGGTGTCCGTCGGGCAGACCGTCAAGCGTGGCCAGCAGATCGGCACGGTCGGCGCGACCGGTAACGTCACCGGACCTCACCTGCACTGGGAGGTCCGGATCCCTGGCGTCGACAACCCCTTCGTCGCCGGCCAGGACCAGGGCCCCGGCATGGTCGACCCGAAGGCCTGGATGGACGGCCGGGTCACCGCCAACCCCGACTACGGCACGGTCCCCGGTTCAGCGGAGCAGAGCAGGGACGACCAGTACGCCCAGTGCGCCCAGGGCAACGGCGGCGCGGCCGTCGCGCCCGACGGAGCCGGCGCCTCCGGCGTCATCCCCGACTCCGACGACCCGGTGATCCGCGCCGTCCTCGGCTGGGCCCAGCGCGGCATCGGCACCCCGTACGTTTATGGCGCGCCGCGCCTGCAGGGGCAGAACCCCACCAGCTTCGACTGTTCGAGCTTCACGCAGTGGGCGTACTACATGGCCAGCGACGGAAAGATCGACATCGGCAGTACGACGTATTCGCAACAGCCCTACCTGAGCAAGTACAAGGTGGATCTGTCGGATGCCCAGCCCGGTGACGTGATCTTCTTCGGGCCGGAAGGCGGCGGCAGGTCGAGCCATGTGGGCCTGGTCTGGGACGCCAAGGGCCACAAGATCATCCATGCTCCGCGTCCCGGCAAGTCGGTCGAGTTCAGCACCTGGGACTACCAGGCCGAGATCACCGGCGTCTACCGCGTCCCGATCCCGCAGGGCACGAACGCGGTCGAGGGCGACGGCACGAGCAGTGCGACGGGCGCCTGA